The Hevea brasiliensis isolate MT/VB/25A 57/8 chromosome 1, ASM3005281v1, whole genome shotgun sequence DNA segment TCTTCCTTGCATCAGTGAATTCAAGCTCAAATCATCTGAACAACCACCTCTTATCTATCCTAGTTACCCACATTAATTCAAGTCAATCATCCTTCACTTTCATCATATACCCAGCATCTATATTATGCAAAACCAACGGTTGCCCCTTGAATTCTAACCAAACCAAGCACACCATGTCATCTGCTTAAATGCTAACAACCAAAGTAAATTGATGAAAACGCTGATATCGATTCTGAGAAGGTATTGATGATATGTGGATATTTGCACTGAGGATCAATGGCGAGCTGAACAAAGGAGCTTGTTGATTTTACATGTCACTTTGTCTTGGTTTTGCATTGCTTTATCTTGCTATTGGTGTATAAACTTTTGAAGCATCTTTATTAGAGTTCAAAATTTGTTACTACTAGTATTACAATCTGGTGTCTCTCTCCTTTATTACCGTTGAAGCTGGAAAGCAGTAGCATACTAAGGGCTGACCTCTTGCTTAGTTTTAGATCAGTAACTAGGCATAACAATGGCATTGCTCCATCCTTCCCCATTTTGTGAGTTCATCCATGGAAATCCCAAATTCAAAAGAAGAAAATATAGATTGGTCCTTCCAAAAGGCGAAGGCCATCAAAGGGTGGTCTCCAGACAGAAACTTTATGCATCCACTACCAATTTGACCACAGCCACTACCAATTCAGTGGAAACCAATTATTAACCTACTTACCCTGAAATTTACAAGAACGAAACTACCCTATAGAAGTGGCATCAAAAGATGATAAGAGAGTAAAATAAAGCACCTAATTGAAATGAGAATCATCAGTCATTTTGGCTATTTTCAACCCCAATCCTTTCTCGTTACTAAAAAATATAAAgggtatttaaaaattaaaagtgaACAGAAATTGGAAAGGGAAAAGAGGAAGGACCTTTCGCTTGAGAATCTGGGCAGCAAAGAACTCGACttcaaaatcggagaaaaaaggCTGGAGATGGAGATGAAGCTGATCGGAGGTAAGAATAGAAGTGGCGACCTCCCAAGCGGCGTGGGTTTGCTGGAACTGAACCAGCCATTGATTAGCAGCCACACGGTTACACGACTGAGTATCATGATTCAAGACATGAACGGCTTGGGCTACCTTGATTTGCAAGTCCATAATTttccaatttattttttttttctcacttctctattttaataataaaaataataattagagGACAATCATCCAGAGAACGACGCCTGTAATTCCCTCGGCAAAGCTGATTGATTTCCCTCTTGAGCTTTCATCAACGGCTATTCGTTGGCGAAGGTGGCTTCTGCTGCCGCTATTTTAAGAGTTTTTTGGATTTTCCATTTTTAAGTTTATTGGCTTTTCAGAGAGAGGAATGGCCATTGGCCAGTGGCTAGCTAGCAGTGGCCTTCTGGATGAACGGTTTCAGCTTCTGGTGTACTTGGGATTACAAAAGCAAATGAGGCAAATTCTTGGGTTTACCCAACTTACTAAAATCTATCATTTACTAGAAAGAAAATCAgctattttttaatttaagagtgtaatatTCATAATTATGTGAGTAAGGAAATACAGGCGTCGagaaaattcaataatttatctaTAAATAAAGCTTTTACCAAAATGAtgagttaaattaataaattcattttttatatttttaaagacTCATTAGACTTATGAGAATGTAGTGTTTAATTTTAttacttattttaaatttttaatttaaaatatatcttttttaattttaaatatttaatttgatttataaatgaattaaatttatttaaataaattatatttataagtaTCCCTCAGGCTTGTTTGCATTATATCCTCTTGATTAACATATCTGATAACAATTGAAGTTTGCAAACATGATGTTGAAATTATCACATAAAAATGTGTCTACTCAAATGCTAtacataaaaaatgaaattatttgttaTCAAATAATCCAAAAGAACCTTAATCTTTTCAAAATTTGCATGCAATATTTTGTTCTCATATTTATTCTTATCTTTGCCTATTGTGCCTCTTGTTGGGACACATGGCCTTCGAGTGGAtgagaaaaaatttagaaaaggaGGGAGAAATGCAGTTAACAGAGACAATGATGGTGAGAGTTAGTTTATCTTTTagtgaatttttaaaaaattcaggTTCAATTTATTAATGATGTCAAAAATAGAGAGATGAAATTATAATTCACTTTTATTGAaaagatatttttaaattaattaaaaatcatatttaatatattttaattataaaaatattaaaataattttaaattattcttTTTAATCCTAAAATTTAATATCAAACGTATTCGGATTTTCGCTCTTCCCTTTGCAGTTCGGCTACTAAAGTTTCCGTCTGTTCAACTACCCAATTGGGCCCAAAAGTCCTTCCCCCCTTTATGGTTGCAGAGGCCCAACATTAAGTGCACCTCTACGGCCATACCAAAACCTTTACGTTACGTTTAATGaattgtaatataatataatataattaattctaattattattatattttttatttaattataaaatataaatataaataatataatatagtgataatttttattttatattttatttatttataatattaataataagaaTAATGATTATAATGATTGATAGTTaaatgataataatgatagtGGTAATAGTTAAATGATAATAATCATTAAGTGATAGTGATGGCGACAACTATAATTAGATAATGTTGGTGGTGATGGCCAAATAAGGCATTAGTGGTAATAGTAGTTAGATGGTAATAGAAGTAAAAATAATTCAGTTGTGATATTGATAATTAAGAGACGGTGATAGTAGTAATAGTTATGATGTTGATAGTAGTAGTGATAGAGTAAAAATAATAGTAAGAGTAGTAATAAGGCTAAGTAGTATTAAtgataatattgataataaataaaaaatttaaaataaataattataattaaatttatttttatatttaattattattacattatttaaatataataaattacattttgtaattatcattttattacgttaatttttttattattaaataatataattaaatatataatataaacataaatatattataattttaattatatcatattaaatatagccttaattttgaaaattttttttattagatcTCAATTTAAATTAACTCCaaccaaatcaaaattaaaaacatTTTTTAAATTGGTCTAAAACTAAACCAAATTTATTTATAATCGAATCTGTGTAACTGAATCTGTCCACCCAATCCGATTTAGGGTCTTTTTTGACCATGAATCAGACCGCCGACACGTGGCCGAGTTTCTTACCATACTCGTGGTATTTTTCTATTGTTTCGGTTTCCGAACACAAAGAagcaagagaaagagagaagagtttGGTAATTGGTGAGCTACGATGGCTACGCAGTCAGTGTTTTCGTCGTCACCGAGAATCGCACCTCCTCATTCCTCCTCTCCGATCAAAATCACATCAGCTGCTCCTCCACTTCTGAACTCTGGCTCTCGCTCCCTCTCCTTTCCTCTGCGTTCCACTGTACCGGGTAAGCTGGCTTTCAGAGTCAGCTCCACCCCCTCTAGAATCGCCTCCATCTGTTGCGGTATccatctccatctcttcttcttcttcttcttcttcttcttcttctctctgccgtaaAGTATATATTGTATAGCATACAGTTTGAATCGGATCTACGGGAATTTGTTTCTTCAAGTTACCTGCTGATCAAAGTTGATTCCTTTATGGAAATTTGTTTGTCCCCTTCTTGATTTGAGAATTTTTTGTTGCAGCTTTGTCTCCCGACCTGAAGAATACGCTGGATAAAGTTGTTACGTCGCAGAAAGTTGTTCTTTTCATGAAGGGTACTAAGGATTTCCCTCAGTGTGGATTTTCAAACACTGTAGTGCAAGTATTGAATTCGTTGAACGTGCCTTATGAAACAATTAACATACTGGAGAATGAAGTTCTGCGTCAAGGATTGAAGGAATATTCCAATTGGCCAACCTTTCCTCAACTTTATATAGATGGAGAGTTCTATGGTGGCTGTGATATCACTGTTGGTAAGTTCAGTTTTATATTGCAGTTTTAATCATACTGGAAAATGGTTAATTCCATTTATAGAGATCATTGCTGGCCATCAAAAAGCATTTGTTGTTATTTTTGCCCAACAAGGACTCGATTATTGCACAGGAATTTATGCGTTCTTGGACAGTTTCAGTATGTGTTACTGACATTCCAATAGGTACTAGTTTGAATCTATTATATGGTTGTTCAGTGTAGGCTTGCCCTTCATGGAGAAATGTGGTGTTCTTTGTTTATTCTTTGGCTTCACATTGTACCCTGAATATCAGAGGTACAAATTGTGATCCTGGCATAATATAAGTTAGCAGAATCAATAAGTTTGTGTGTACAATGAATAATTGAATATTACCTGAGATCAAAATCTGTTTAAAATATGGGTGGCATGTGAAATTGTACATATCCTATTACAGGATCATGGTTGAGGAAAGAGCTTAAAAAAGAAATCCGAACAATGATTTGCTGTGATTGTAATTTTACCCAATCAAAAATACTTGCCCCTACATGTTCCTGATGAGGTAAGATATGTATTGTACCCAATATATTTATGTTGTCTGATTGTGCATTTAATGATCAAAAGAAACCTTTCATATCGAAATATTGTTCCCCTGTTTTATTCATATGTAATTATATGAACATGGTAATAAGTGTGTTCCTTTTGAGGTCTCTTTTTGTGTTAGTAATTCAATGTTTAGCCCTAATACAAGTTTCaagatttaattaaattaaaat contains these protein-coding regions:
- the LOC110636812 gene encoding monothiol glutaredoxin-S7, chloroplastic isoform X2 produces the protein MATQSVFSSSPRIAPPHSSSPIKITSAAPPLLNSGSRSLSFPLRSTVPGKLAFRVSSTPSRIASICCALSPDLKNTLDKVVTSQKVVLFMKGTKDFPQCGFSNTVVQVLNSLNVPYETINILENEVLRQGLKEYSNWPTFPQLYIDGEFYGGCDITVVYAGKNRYEAYKSGELQELLERAMCS
- the LOC110636812 gene encoding monothiol glutaredoxin-S7, chloroplastic isoform X3; translated protein: MATQSVFSSSPRIAPPHSSSPIKITSAAPPLLNSGSRSLSFPLRSTVPGKLAFRVSSTPSRIASICCALSPDLKNTLDKVVTSQKVVLFMKGTKDFPQCGFSNTVVQVLNSLNVPYETINILENEVLRQGLKEYSNWPTFPQLYIDGEFYGGCDITVEAYKSGELQELLERAMCS
- the LOC110636812 gene encoding monothiol glutaredoxin-S14, chloroplastic isoform X1 encodes the protein MATQSVFSSSPRIAPPHSSSPIKITSAAPPLLNSGSRSLSFPLRSTVPGKLAFRVSSTPSRIASICCALSPDLKNTLDKVVTSQKVVLFMKGTKDFPQCGFSNTVVQVLNSLNVPYETINILENEVLRQGLKEYSNWPTFPQLYIDGEFYGGCDITVGSWLRKELKKEIRTMICCDCNFTQSKILAPTCS